Within Lolium rigidum isolate FL_2022 chromosome 5, APGP_CSIRO_Lrig_0.1, whole genome shotgun sequence, the genomic segment ATAATTATCGCCATTTTTTGCTACCACTAGCTATAGGAGTGAAACTTCTGCAGTCTTCACTGCTAAGCTAGAATTCGATATATGTGACCAGACACGCACACTAGCGACTAGTCTTTCAATAGGATCATGTGATAGCATTATGACGTAGTTGGTTAATTCTACAAATTAGTATGGTCAATTAACATTAAAGATAAACCAACTCAACTGAAATGGTTGAACCATTTTCATAGCTGTACACATGTACCTCCAGTCTATTATACGGGAAAAAAAAGGTCCTGGGAAATACCTGTGTGTAGAACACTGACGCCTTCAGATAATCCTGCTTCTTAAATGCTTCATCCCCTTGCCCTTTCAGTTCAGACATTCTCGTTTTCACAAAATTGCCATCCTGAGCAACTCAGAATAActcgagtcaggtataaattaagaGATTGGATGCGTGTGAGCAAGAAATAGTACTCTGGAAAAGACATTAAGGTTAAGTGAATGAATTCAAGAAGCACTATCAGCTTAAGAAAAATACAAGGAGCGGTTTCAATGACTGCAAGCTTTGAAAATCCCAGTTCTCACTTGCTACACAGACagggaaaaaagaaagaaagctcTTTAAGAAAACTGATTGGTACACCTGCTAATGAATTAACATGCAAGCAAAATAAGTTATCCGATAAAGCATCATTCACATATGATGAGTTTTCATGAACGGATCTTAGACAACAAAGCAGCTGCAAGAAAACAGATCCACAATTGACGAGTTCTTGATGTATGAAGTTTTAGTTAAACATGACACCCAGTATTTGCTTAGAGAGTTAAAATGGGCCAAAAATTCTTTGGGTGTGCAAGAAAGTTTGCTATCATGACATACCTCAAGTTGCTTGATTTCCATCTTCACATGACTAATGATTCCATCAACGCTCCAATTGGCCACAGTTGAAATGGGAGATGTGAAAGGAAAGAGTATCTCGACATCTTCCCGTGTACCATACTCAGCAGCCAACTCTATTGGCAATCTACCATACTGTTGAGGAACAAGAAAAGTTTTACAAAAGAAATATTTAACATTAGAAAATaagcaatattcttgatacaatccATGCAAACCTATTTATTAACTACCTGATCAAAATAATAAACAGATGGGACGAAGTAGAAAGGGCAAAACAGTAACAATTTTATGCAGTAAAGCTAACTTAGCACAGACTTTTCTTTTTACAATGCAGATAGCATCATGAAGGCGTACTTACATCATAAATCGTACAGTCATTGCATCAGTATAAGGCAAGTCTATTGAAACTACAAAGCCAAGCAAGACACAAGAACATGTGCCGAAATGAGCATTCTCACCATGTCAAGAACATTTGCGTTTGAGCCAGCTTCCAACAAGCACTTAATAGCTTCAGTTAAGCCCTTCTCTGCAGCCTTTACCAAAGGATTATCACCAGGACTAGCACTGCTCACATTTGCTCCACCCTATCAGATGCAAGTATGACAAGCCAATCATGTGGTTGTCTTGTCGTTAATACAAAGATGACTAAAACGAACATCAATTTACAGAAATCCTACATTCATACTGCAGCACAACAGAGAATATTTACCTGAATCAATAGCTTCGCACAGGACACAAAAGATTTGCGTAATGCCATGTCTAGGGCTACAAACAGACGATTGCCTTTGTTGGGCTGGAAAAGATAAATAAATAACTTAATTTTCATGCCAAAATATGACAGTTCCAACAAAAAAATTGTAAATTGCAAGGGAAAAGAGCTGAGATGATAGTTCTTTCCTAAGAGTAGCTTATAAATTTATATGTCCCGAGCTGTAGGAAAGAATTCTTGCCACAACTACTGATAAGAACCAAACTAACAACCAACTAAGTCACATGCTCCTAACTTTTGGCGTGGCATTAGTCACCAACCAGTGATGCCCTTAAATACAGGTGGGGACAATTGGAGAACGCAGCAAAAAGCCAGCAAAAGAGAGAATTGAAGTTGAAAGGCAACAGATCAAAGAAGATTTTGAATAGTACATCTGCATTGTGCTGCAAAAGGATCTTGACGGTACTAGCATGTCCTTTAAAAGAAGCAACAGAGAGTGGTGTCCCAGTAACTGATATTgcatcaacatcagctcctctagAAAGAAGAAACTCTACTATTTCAGAGTACCCTGAATAAAAGAAGAACAAGAGATTAGGATCATAACATATAAACACTATATACAAATATTGATAGCAGTATGATATAACACATGGATTTTTTACAAATCTGTGagcaaaaaattaaaattaatgtgACAACTAAGTTTACAGTTTCATAAGACTAACTACTGTGTTGACAGGCACCCCACTGAAGCTTGGTGCGCTCGGGTGTGTGATGTGCTGCGTGTAGTTCGGTAGCTCTTTCCTGCAGCGAGCTGTGGGTTTAATCCCGATGTAAAAATGTTGCACCGGATGTACCCTGGCCTCGTGCCATTTCACATATATTTATAAAAGCACTTCAGGTGGGGTTTTCCCTACCGTTGCACCATAAAAAAAAGAGTAATTACTATTCAGACGCTGATGGACATGAGAAGCAAATAAGATCAGGCTTGTTTTAATTTATGGCATCAagaaaattgttcatattagGTTAGCTGGGCTCTTGGTAAGATAAATCCGATTTTATGACCAGGGCATTCCCTCTAGATTCAGTTTTTATCAACGGAAGGTTTGGAAACCCCAGTTCTCACTTGCTACGCGGAGAGGGAAAAAAACAAGAGAGCTATTTCCAAAAATAGCTTGGTACCAGAGTTGAGGAAATATAAATAGAAAAAATTAATTATCCAATAAAGTATCATCCAAGAAATTAGTTCAAGAATAGAGAGCTTAGGTAGTGATGGACAGAGGGAATAGAAAAAAATGGGCAGTTTTATGTTTGAAGTTTTGGTTAAACATCGAGACCAACGTTGCTCAGAGAGTTAATGTAGACGAAAATTGCTGTGGGTGTGCAATACAATTTTGTACAGTGACAAACCTCAAGTTGCTTGATTTCCATCTTCACATGACTAATGATTCCATCGACGCTCCATTTTTCCACAGTTGAAATGGGAGAGGTGAAAGGAAAGAGAATCTCAACATCTTCCCGTGTACCATACTCAGCAGCCAACTCTATTGGCAATCTACCAAACTGTTGAGGCATGACAAAAGATTTAGAAAAGAAAGATATATTAGTCAAGAAATAAGCAATGTTCTAGACATGATCAATATAAACCATATTGATTCACTACCACCATAATAGGTAGACCTAGTGCTAGTGTATCTCATCGATATACACCTGGCCAAATAAAAGACACGGTGAAATAGTAACAAGCTTATACAGAAAAGGTTTTAATTCGcagtcttttatttttattttacagatAGCACCATGCAGGTGTACTTACATCACAACTCATACGGTTATCATTATAAGACAAGACTGTTGAAACTAAAGCCAAGCAAGACACAATAATGTGACAAAAGGAGCATTCTCACCGTGTCATGAACATTTGGGTTTGCACCAGCTTCCAACAAGCACTTGATAGCTTCAGTTAAGCCCTTCTCAGCAGCCTTTACCAATGGATTATCCAAAGGATTATCACAGCTCACATTAGTGCTACCCTATCAGATACAAGTATAGAAGAGGAGCCCATCATATATTTGTCTAGTAGGTAAAATCAATCATCAGTTAATGAAATTCTGCATTGCCACTGCAATATAAACAGAGGATACTATACCTGAATTAATAGCTTCATACAGGACACAGAAGATTTTTGTAACGCCATGCCCAAAGGTCCAAACTGACAAGAAGCCTTGTTGGGCTAAAAAAATAAGAACTTCAAATTtcgtgccaaaatatgatagttcCAACAGAAAGATGGAATTTATAATGGAAAAAAGAGCTGAGGTGATACTTCTTTGGTAAGAGTATAGCCTCACAGATTAACACCTGTGAGCAGGGCCTGTTTGGTTGGTGTACAAAGGTTCCGGATATTTAGTGCACATTTTACCAAAAATGTTTAAGGTTAGATGATGAAAATGAGTGCCATACTTTGACAagcctaagagcatgtctagtagagcccctaaacccctaaatctgTAAAAATAACCGTTTTTTTACAGTTTTTGACGAAAAAATCGCAAAGACTAGAGCCCCTAAAACTGTAAAACTGTAAAAAAATTCCCAGGTCCGACCTGGGAATCTATTCTTGGCCTGTACAAAACCGGGTTGGAGAGGGGTTGACCCTCTAAACTGCATTTCCATTTCGTTTCGGGCGGGAGGGAAATTTCCCAATCccacccacccgccgccgccgcccgtcgccccgcccccgcccccgcgcaccggccgccgccgccatggacgcctccccCGCCCCGCCCGTGCCGCCCGTGGCCGCGCCGCCGACGGCCCCTGGCCCGCCGCCCGCCCCGCCGCCCGCCCCGCCGCCCGTCGCTCCCGCCCCCGCACCGGCCGCCCACC encodes:
- the LOC124655614 gene encoding ankyrin-3-like codes for the protein MALQKSSVSCMKLLIQGSTNVSCDNPLDNPLVKAAEKGLTEAIKCLLEAGANPNVHDTFGRLPIELAAEYGTREDVEILFPFTSPISTVEKWSVDGIISHVKMEIKQLEILFICYDPNLLFFFYSGYSEIVEFLLSRGADVDAISVTGTPLSVASFKGHASTVKILLQHNADPNKGNRLFVALDMALRKSFVSCAKLLIQGGANVSSASPGDNPLVKAAEKGLTEAIKCLLEAGSNANVLDMYGRLPIELAAEYGTREDVEILFPFTSPISTVANWSVDGIISHVKMEIKQLEDGNFVKTRMSELKGQGDEAFKKQDYLKASVFYTQALKMDNFDAKLLSNRSLCFLRMGDGKRAYEDATECAEIRPKWAKAHYRLGAAFMCMKDYNSAYQSLSRALELNPESEEVEKLFWEAMEMRS